A window of Prolixibacter sp. SD074 contains these coding sequences:
- a CDS encoding type 2 isopentenyl-diphosphate Delta-isomerase, producing MGADRKLDHIKLAFQSQMNGIAADNRFFYEPMLSGHPAGEPEEIPFAGKKLKAPVWVSSMTGGTRLANTINHNLARACGEFGLGMGLGSCRKLLDGDTYFPDFDVRADIGEQQPLYTNLGIAQVEVLLDKGQTDKIERLIDRLRADGLIVHINPMQEWLQPEGNFIQHPPIETVERLLEEVNFPVIVKEVGQGFGPESLLRLLKLPLAAVDFGAFGGTNFARIELERNSELNKELYGPFVWVGMSAEQMLDVVNQMVDGGEEIKCRQLIISGGIQNFLDGYYLTGKSKLPAIYAQASAFLKYSQGEYEVLRNYVEAQLKGLRIAKAFLRINENYSE from the coding sequence ATGGGCGCCGATCGCAAACTGGATCACATCAAACTGGCTTTTCAGTCGCAGATGAACGGAATAGCTGCTGATAACCGCTTCTTCTACGAACCGATGTTGTCAGGGCATCCGGCAGGCGAACCGGAAGAAATTCCGTTTGCCGGGAAGAAGCTGAAAGCTCCGGTTTGGGTTTCGAGCATGACCGGCGGTACCAGGTTGGCTAATACCATTAACCACAACCTGGCCCGGGCTTGTGGTGAGTTTGGACTGGGCATGGGACTGGGTTCCTGCCGCAAACTGCTGGATGGTGATACGTATTTTCCCGATTTTGACGTCCGTGCCGATATCGGTGAGCAACAGCCACTTTATACCAATTTGGGTATTGCGCAGGTGGAGGTGCTGTTGGATAAGGGGCAGACAGACAAAATCGAACGGCTTATCGATCGCCTTCGTGCCGATGGATTGATTGTCCATATCAATCCGATGCAGGAGTGGCTTCAGCCGGAAGGAAACTTCATTCAGCATCCGCCGATTGAAACGGTGGAACGCTTGCTGGAAGAAGTGAATTTTCCGGTTATCGTGAAGGAAGTAGGCCAGGGATTTGGCCCGGAGAGCCTGCTCCGGCTTTTAAAACTTCCATTGGCAGCAGTTGACTTTGGCGCTTTTGGCGGAACCAACTTTGCCCGAATCGAGCTGGAACGCAACAGCGAACTGAACAAAGAGTTGTATGGGCCATTTGTGTGGGTCGGAATGTCCGCTGAGCAGATGCTCGATGTGGTGAATCAAATGGTTGATGGAGGTGAAGAAATCAAGTGCCGCCAGCTGATTATTTCCGGCGGCATACAAAATTTCCTCGACGGTTACTACCTGACTGGAAAATCGAAATTGCCGGCCATCTATGCGCAGGCTTCTGCTTTTCTGAAATACAGCCAGGGGGAATATGAGGTGCTGAGAAATTATGTGGAAGCCCAGCTGAAAGGTTTGCGGATAGCCAAAGCATTTCTTCGGATTAACGAAAATTATTCTGAATGA
- a CDS encoding biotin carboxylase N-terminal domain-containing protein, producing the protein MMERLEKILIANRGEIALRIIRAARSMHISAVAVYSEGEAGALHVRQADGSVSLGEGSLNDTYLNIEKMIQVAVQSGAQAIHPGYGFLSEDYRFAEACAEAGIIFIGPDAEVLRLMGNKMEAKLFAQKLGIPVLFGQTLVAGQLNGEPQTLEYPLLIKASHGGGGKGIQIVGSADELNEKLTQASRAAANYFGNGEVYIEPYIEKARHIEVQILGDSHGNLVHLFERDCTLQRNHQKILEEAPAANLPASVQKKLLDAALLLGKRTNYSGAGTVEFLVEPDGRFWFMEMNPRIQVEHPVTEEATGVDIVREQLRIASGRPLSFRQSDVSLKGHSIEVRVYREDPEKAFAPSSVPVHFYRLPGNGVRLETDLDGDNVAGSLFDPLIAKIITFGESRNDALAKMQLALDELTVHGPKTNLLYLKYLLKEPSFANNNIHTAYCGEQLEEHLDGLQQGRENISREVLLAAYLYLGFLRKQNNAADTWEQVGFLRLKNEVEIAVDGQMFSVAFHSREGNSFQLQTGAKMRMVSVKETEDQWLTVSLGGKNHVISWSNHPVAGKWLDADGFHFHVTSPDLLEDYYGEAAGEEPETAENEAVVRSPLHGKIIDIQVKHKQTIKKGEVLLVIESMKSENHVTSPRAAKIKSIAVEVGSQVTDEMPLIILEDI; encoded by the coding sequence ATGATGGAGAGACTGGAAAAAATATTAATCGCCAACCGGGGTGAAATTGCTCTTCGGATCATCCGCGCAGCGCGTTCCATGCACATTTCCGCGGTAGCGGTTTATTCCGAAGGGGAAGCCGGTGCTTTGCATGTTCGCCAGGCTGACGGATCGGTATCGCTCGGAGAAGGTTCGCTGAACGATACCTACCTGAATATTGAAAAGATGATTCAGGTAGCGGTCCAATCCGGTGCCCAGGCCATTCACCCGGGCTATGGTTTTCTTTCGGAAGATTATCGCTTTGCGGAAGCTTGCGCCGAAGCCGGTATCATTTTCATTGGCCCTGATGCGGAAGTATTGAGGCTGATGGGGAATAAGATGGAAGCCAAGCTGTTTGCTCAAAAACTGGGAATTCCTGTGTTATTCGGACAAACATTGGTTGCCGGACAATTGAACGGTGAACCCCAAACGCTGGAGTATCCATTGTTAATTAAAGCTTCCCACGGAGGTGGTGGAAAAGGTATTCAGATTGTTGGTTCGGCTGACGAGCTAAATGAAAAACTGACCCAGGCATCGCGAGCTGCTGCTAATTATTTTGGTAACGGCGAAGTGTACATTGAACCTTACATTGAAAAGGCCCGCCATATCGAGGTGCAGATTTTAGGCGATAGCCACGGTAACCTGGTCCACCTTTTCGAACGTGACTGTACGCTGCAGCGGAATCATCAAAAGATATTAGAAGAAGCGCCTGCAGCGAATCTTCCGGCTTCCGTGCAGAAGAAACTCCTCGATGCAGCTTTGTTGTTGGGAAAAAGAACCAACTATTCGGGCGCCGGAACAGTAGAGTTTTTAGTGGAACCCGATGGCCGCTTTTGGTTCATGGAGATGAACCCGCGTATCCAGGTGGAACATCCGGTAACCGAAGAGGCGACTGGAGTAGATATCGTTCGGGAACAATTGCGAATTGCTTCCGGCAGGCCGCTTTCCTTTCGGCAAAGTGATGTTTCACTGAAGGGACATTCTATCGAAGTCCGTGTCTACCGGGAAGATCCGGAAAAAGCGTTTGCGCCGTCGTCTGTACCGGTTCATTTTTACCGGTTGCCCGGAAATGGTGTCAGGCTGGAAACCGATTTGGATGGAGACAATGTTGCCGGAAGTCTGTTCGATCCGCTGATTGCCAAGATTATTACTTTCGGCGAAAGCCGAAACGATGCGTTGGCGAAGATGCAGCTGGCACTGGATGAACTGACGGTTCACGGCCCGAAGACCAACCTTTTGTATCTGAAATATTTGCTGAAAGAACCTTCTTTCGCAAACAACAACATACACACCGCTTATTGTGGCGAACAGCTGGAAGAACACCTGGATGGATTACAGCAGGGCCGGGAGAATATTTCCCGGGAAGTGCTGTTGGCTGCGTATTTGTACCTCGGTTTTCTGCGAAAGCAAAATAACGCGGCTGATACCTGGGAACAGGTCGGATTTCTTCGTTTAAAAAATGAAGTAGAGATAGCTGTTGACGGTCAGATGTTTTCGGTTGCTTTTCATTCCCGGGAGGGAAATAGTTTTCAGTTACAAACCGGGGCTAAAATGCGGATGGTTTCAGTAAAAGAAACAGAAGATCAGTGGTTAACGGTTTCCCTGGGCGGGAAGAACCACGTAATTTCCTGGTCAAATCATCCGGTTGCCGGTAAGTGGCTGGATGCTGATGGTTTCCATTTTCATGTGACCAGCCCGGATTTACTGGAAGATTACTACGGTGAAGCGGCTGGGGAAGAGCCTGAAACCGCCGAAAATGAAGCGGTGGTCCGCTCGCCGCTGCACGGAAAGATTATCGATATTCAAGTCAAACATAAACAAACCATTAAAAAAGGGGAGGTGTTGCTGGTGATCGAATCCATGAAATCGGAGAACCACGTCACATCGCCCCGCGCAGCAAAAATCAAATCCATTGCTGTGGAAGTAGGCAGCCAGGTAACTGACGAAATGCCTTTAATTATTCTGGAGGATATTTAA
- a CDS encoding carboxyl transferase domain-containing protein has protein sequence MERAGEYENVLNSYREALRQTVDREQGPALKKHLDRGKLPARKRISLLIDPQTPFLELSPLAAYDQYNNQFPSAGIITGIGRIHGRETVIIANDATVKGGTYVHETLKKHLRAQEIAMQNNLPCVYLVDSGGIFLPEQARLFPDRFDFGRIFHNQARMSAEGIPQISVVMGSCTAGGAYVPAMSDETIMVKDQGTIFIGGPPLVKAATGEDVDAEELGGALVHTGISGVADHLAENDIDALKKCRNIIETLPLPDKQMLDVVPPEAPLYKASDLYGLAPVDLKKPVRMREIIARLVDGSKFQEFKERYGTTIITGFARMMGFPVGIIANNGFLTSEASLKTAHFIELCNFRKVPLLFLQNITGFIVGKKYEQEGIARNGAKLIHAVATASVPRFTVIIGGSYGAGNYAMAGRAYDPNFLFMWPNARIGVMGGEQASQVLQSIGKKGEKSGAPDLVSQFDEESRALYSTSRLWDDGIIDPTETRSVLGLVVSVSLNRKIAEPKTGIYRM, from the coding sequence ATGGAAAGAGCCGGGGAGTATGAAAATGTGCTGAATTCCTACCGGGAAGCGCTCAGGCAGACAGTTGATCGGGAGCAGGGGCCAGCGTTGAAAAAGCATCTGGACCGGGGAAAACTGCCGGCACGTAAACGCATCAGTTTACTGATTGATCCGCAGACTCCCTTTCTGGAGCTTTCGCCTTTGGCTGCATACGATCAATATAATAACCAATTCCCATCGGCAGGAATCATTACCGGTATCGGTCGTATCCATGGCCGCGAAACGGTAATTATTGCCAACGATGCAACCGTGAAAGGTGGTACCTACGTGCACGAAACGTTGAAGAAGCATCTCAGGGCACAGGAGATTGCCATGCAGAATAATTTGCCGTGTGTATATCTGGTCGATTCGGGGGGAATATTCCTGCCAGAGCAGGCACGGTTATTTCCCGATCGGTTTGATTTCGGCCGCATTTTCCATAACCAGGCCCGGATGTCGGCGGAAGGAATCCCGCAGATTTCGGTAGTAATGGGCTCCTGTACGGCTGGCGGCGCTTATGTTCCGGCCATGAGCGACGAAACCATCATGGTGAAGGACCAGGGAACCATCTTCATTGGAGGTCCGCCTTTGGTGAAAGCGGCTACCGGCGAAGATGTGGACGCGGAAGAGCTGGGTGGCGCACTGGTGCACACGGGAATTTCGGGTGTTGCTGATCACCTGGCGGAGAACGATATTGATGCCCTGAAAAAGTGCCGTAATATTATTGAAACGCTGCCATTGCCCGATAAACAGATGTTGGATGTGGTTCCACCGGAAGCTCCTTTGTACAAAGCTTCTGACCTGTATGGCCTGGCTCCGGTCGATTTGAAAAAGCCGGTCCGAATGCGGGAAATTATAGCCCGTTTGGTAGATGGCAGCAAGTTCCAGGAATTCAAGGAGCGTTACGGAACAACCATTATTACCGGTTTTGCCAGGATGATGGGATTCCCGGTAGGGATTATTGCCAATAACGGGTTCCTTACGTCGGAGGCATCGTTAAAGACGGCTCATTTTATCGAATTATGCAACTTCCGGAAGGTTCCGTTGTTGTTTTTGCAGAATATCACCGGCTTTATTGTCGGAAAAAAATACGAACAGGAGGGCATTGCCCGTAATGGTGCAAAACTGATTCATGCAGTGGCCACGGCAAGTGTCCCTCGTTTTACGGTGATTATTGGTGGTTCATATGGTGCCGGAAATTATGCAATGGCGGGCCGGGCATATGACCCGAATTTTCTGTTTATGTGGCCCAACGCCCGCATCGGGGTGATGGGAGGTGAACAGGCATCACAGGTGTTGCAGTCTATCGGAAAGAAAGGTGAAAAGAGCGGCGCACCCGATTTGGTCAGCCAGTTTGATGAGGAAAGTCGCGCACTGTACAGCACATCTCGCCTTTGGGATGATGGTATTATCGATCCTACCGAGACGCGCAGTGTGCTGGGCCTGGTTGTTTCCGTATCACTAAACCGGAAAATTGCTGAACCTAAAACCGGTATTTACCGTATGTAG
- a CDS encoding hydroxymethylglutaryl-CoA reductase — protein MTKNERIISGFSKLNRSQRIDLIGDRLGLDEASRLVLDNFLHQNPSTQALFEEFSENFLTNFFMPMGVVPNMVVNGKSYIVPMVIEESSVIAAAARAAKFWASLGGFRARVAGMVKKGQVHFTWSGKAEYLTKVFPVLKEKMLAATEELTSRMRQRNGGIIAVELVDKTEGLENYYQVDVSFETADAMGANFINSCLETMAAVLVDELNNPERKGEASVIMSILSNYTPDSLVECWVECDINELAPFSGKLKPEEFARKFEMAGSIAQLDVSRAVTHNKGIYNGVDAVVLATGNDWRAVEACGHAFAASNGNYRSLTFAQIDGNRFRYTLRLPLALGTVGGLTKTHPVSKLALELLENPNAETLMMIAAAAGLANNFAAVASLTTVGIQQGHMKMHLTNILNQLGANTEEKSACVQYFSDKNIAYAEVEKYLNQIRSANA, from the coding sequence ATGACGAAAAACGAACGGATTATCAGTGGCTTTTCCAAACTGAACCGGTCGCAACGAATCGATTTAATAGGAGACCGGCTGGGACTTGATGAGGCTTCCCGGTTGGTACTCGATAATTTCTTGCATCAAAATCCGTCTACACAAGCGCTCTTCGAAGAGTTTAGCGAAAACTTCCTCACCAACTTCTTTATGCCCATGGGCGTCGTTCCCAACATGGTCGTGAATGGTAAGTCTTACATCGTTCCGATGGTGATTGAAGAAAGTTCGGTGATTGCCGCTGCAGCAAGAGCAGCCAAGTTCTGGGCTTCGTTAGGGGGATTTCGGGCCCGGGTGGCCGGAATGGTCAAAAAAGGACAGGTGCATTTCACCTGGTCAGGGAAAGCTGAATATTTGACTAAGGTTTTTCCTGTTCTGAAAGAGAAAATGCTGGCGGCAACAGAAGAGTTGACCTCACGGATGCGTCAGCGGAACGGAGGTATCATCGCGGTTGAGTTGGTCGATAAAACAGAAGGCCTGGAAAACTATTACCAGGTAGACGTTTCTTTTGAAACAGCCGACGCCATGGGGGCGAATTTCATCAATTCGTGCCTGGAGACCATGGCCGCCGTTTTGGTCGATGAATTGAATAACCCGGAAAGAAAAGGCGAAGCGAGTGTCATCATGTCGATTCTATCGAATTATACGCCGGATAGCCTGGTGGAATGTTGGGTGGAATGTGATATTAATGAATTGGCCCCATTTAGCGGAAAACTGAAACCCGAAGAATTTGCCCGGAAATTTGAAATGGCCGGCAGCATTGCACAGCTGGATGTTTCGCGGGCGGTAACGCACAATAAAGGAATTTACAACGGCGTGGATGCTGTCGTGCTGGCTACCGGAAACGACTGGCGGGCGGTGGAGGCTTGTGGTCACGCGTTCGCGGCTTCTAATGGGAATTACCGCAGTCTGACATTTGCCCAAATCGACGGTAACCGTTTTCGCTACACGTTGCGACTGCCTTTAGCGCTCGGGACGGTGGGAGGCCTGACGAAAACCCATCCGGTTTCCAAACTGGCGCTGGAACTGCTGGAGAACCCTAATGCGGAAACCTTGATGATGATTGCCGCAGCTGCCGGCCTGGCGAACAATTTTGCGGCGGTTGCATCGCTCACGACGGTTGGCATCCAACAAGGGCACATGAAAATGCACTTGACTAATATACTGAATCAGTTAGGGGCTAATACCGAAGAAAAGAGTGCTTGTGTACAATATTTCAGCGATAAAAACATCGCCTACGCGGAAGTGGAGAAATACCTGAATCAAATCAGGAGTGCAAATGCCTGA
- a CDS encoding diphosphomevalonate/mevalonate 3,5-bisphosphate decarboxylase family protein, producing the protein MTDKINSWNETTWVSPSNIALVKYWGKHGEQLPNNPSLSLTLKNSVTKTQLRYRKLEKPVPDSGDLKVAYWFDGQRNKAFERKVITYMGRLHTEMPYLQNFELEFRSTNTFPHSAGIASSASSMSAIALCLVDMEKQLGLRKPPTQDVFRRASFLARLGSGSACRSVYGGWVAWGEDGLLPDSSDRYASPLEQPVPGQWQNLRDAVLIVSSAHKKVSSTAGHGLMNNHPFAEGRYHQARKHLNCMMLALQNGDEKTFIEVVESEALSLHGLLMASSADGMLLKPNSLNIINAVRAFREKTGLMICFTLDAGPNVHLLFREEDKVLVRQFIQEELLSFCENNQWIDDQVGKGPYKVENE; encoded by the coding sequence ATGACTGATAAGATAAACAGCTGGAACGAAACGACCTGGGTGAGCCCCTCGAATATTGCCCTGGTTAAATATTGGGGAAAGCACGGGGAACAGTTGCCCAACAATCCGTCGTTAAGTCTGACGCTGAAGAATTCGGTCACAAAAACGCAACTTCGTTACCGGAAACTGGAAAAGCCTGTGCCGGATTCCGGGGATTTGAAAGTTGCTTATTGGTTCGATGGACAGCGGAATAAGGCTTTTGAGCGAAAAGTCATCACATATATGGGACGTTTGCATACCGAAATGCCTTATTTACAGAACTTCGAGCTGGAATTTCGCAGCACGAATACCTTTCCGCATTCAGCGGGAATTGCTTCTTCGGCTTCGTCCATGAGCGCCATTGCACTTTGTTTAGTCGATATGGAAAAACAGTTGGGGTTACGGAAGCCTCCTACGCAGGATGTATTCCGACGGGCATCATTTTTAGCGCGGTTAGGATCGGGGAGCGCGTGCCGCTCGGTGTATGGCGGCTGGGTGGCCTGGGGCGAAGATGGTTTGTTGCCGGATTCGTCGGATCGCTATGCCTCGCCGTTGGAGCAACCGGTTCCCGGACAATGGCAGAATCTGCGTGACGCCGTGTTGATTGTGAGCAGCGCCCATAAGAAAGTTTCCAGCACCGCAGGACATGGATTGATGAACAATCATCCGTTTGCCGAAGGTCGGTACCATCAGGCCAGGAAACATCTGAACTGTATGATGCTGGCCCTTCAGAATGGGGATGAGAAAACCTTCATCGAAGTGGTGGAAAGCGAGGCGCTGAGCCTGCACGGTTTGCTGATGGCTTCTTCGGCGGATGGAATGTTGCTTAAACCGAATTCGCTCAATATTATCAATGCGGTTCGTGCTTTCCGCGAAAAAACCGGATTGATGATTTGTTTTACGCTGGATGCCGGCCCCAATGTGCATTTGCTCTTTCGGGAGGAAGACAAAGTGCTGGTTCGGCAATTTATTCAGGAAGAATTACTTTCTTTCTGCGAAAACAACCAATGGATTGATGACCAGGTAGGAAAAGGTCCGTATAAAGTAGAAAATGAATGA
- a CDS encoding acyl-CoA dehydrogenase family protein, translated as MDELLPKHYADYRKRIRDFAEKEIYPVAIGNDENEHFPVDLTRKMGEAGLFGIAIPREYGGQGLDTLSYIIAVEELARVDSSPAATIAAHNSLGIAPIYSYGTEEQRKKFIPGLCTGEKLWAFGLTELTAGSDAKGVESRAELVDGEWVINGSKMFITNSASEIASGITLQAITGEKEGKKELTAILVERTTPGYETWPVKGKLMWRSVDNGKMKFTDCHVPEENLLGKRGEGIKIMLATLDGGRLSIAAMGLGLAQGAFEMAVKHARKREQFGKPIAEFQAVSFKLAEMAMRIELARNTLYRACQLKDAGKPFGKEAAMSKLYCSEVAKYVADESVQVHGAYGLLRENHIERFYRDQRLLQIGEGTSEILRMVIGRYVLKS; from the coding sequence ATGGACGAATTATTGCCCAAACACTACGCAGACTATCGTAAGCGAATCAGGGATTTTGCAGAGAAGGAGATTTACCCTGTTGCAATTGGGAACGACGAAAACGAGCATTTCCCGGTTGATTTGACGAGGAAAATGGGTGAAGCCGGACTTTTTGGAATTGCCATTCCCAGGGAATACGGCGGACAGGGGCTTGATACCTTATCGTACATTATTGCCGTGGAAGAATTGGCCCGTGTGGACAGCTCTCCGGCTGCTACCATAGCTGCCCATAATTCACTGGGGATTGCGCCAATTTATTCTTATGGTACGGAGGAACAGAGGAAGAAATTCATTCCGGGTTTGTGTACAGGTGAGAAACTTTGGGCATTTGGATTGACCGAATTGACTGCCGGCTCCGATGCAAAAGGTGTGGAATCGCGTGCCGAACTGGTCGATGGCGAGTGGGTTATCAACGGCTCCAAGATGTTCATCACGAACAGCGCATCGGAAATTGCGTCGGGCATTACACTGCAGGCGATAACCGGCGAAAAGGAGGGTAAGAAAGAATTGACCGCCATATTGGTAGAACGGACTACCCCGGGGTACGAAACCTGGCCGGTGAAAGGAAAACTGATGTGGCGTTCGGTGGACAACGGCAAAATGAAATTTACTGATTGCCACGTTCCGGAAGAAAATTTACTGGGAAAGCGTGGCGAAGGCATCAAGATTATGCTGGCCACACTCGATGGCGGACGTTTGTCGATTGCGGCCATGGGACTCGGTTTGGCGCAGGGCGCTTTCGAGATGGCCGTGAAACATGCCAGGAAACGTGAGCAGTTTGGTAAGCCGATTGCCGAATTCCAGGCGGTTTCCTTTAAACTGGCTGAAATGGCGATGCGTATTGAGCTGGCCCGAAATACGCTGTACCGGGCTTGCCAGTTAAAAGATGCCGGAAAACCTTTCGGAAAAGAAGCGGCGATGTCGAAGTTGTATTGCTCGGAAGTAGCCAAATATGTGGCTGATGAATCGGTTCAGGTTCACGGAGCATACGGTTTGCTCCGCGAAAATCATATCGAGCGTTTCTATCGTGACCAGCGTTTGCTTCAGATTGGTGAAGGAACTTCCGAAATTCTAAGGATGGTCATTGGCCGTTATGTCTTAAAATCGTAA
- a CDS encoding enoyl-CoA hydratase-related protein: protein MEEYQTISVKPEGKTLNLWLNRSEVHNALNRQMMVELHRFFQWAEVQPGFRFVVIRGHGKSFCAGADLNWMKESATLSEAENLEDSRLLTQMLMAIYRSSKVVIGAAYGNIFGGGTGLLAACDMAYTVTRARFSLSETRLGLVAASITPLLLKRMKPSRLKELIFSGSHFNGTEAFENGLADRVFESVEEMDRFILQLLEQMLKGGPRAVVRSKQLINELTDGTLMNEYMKQMPELLAEVRVTPEAQEGIAAFLEKRTPDWP, encoded by the coding sequence ATGGAAGAATACCAAACCATATCGGTTAAACCGGAAGGAAAAACATTAAATCTTTGGTTAAACCGAAGTGAAGTGCACAATGCGCTTAACCGTCAGATGATGGTTGAGCTGCACCGTTTTTTTCAGTGGGCAGAAGTACAGCCGGGGTTTCGTTTCGTTGTGATTCGTGGCCACGGGAAATCCTTTTGTGCCGGTGCCGATTTGAACTGGATGAAAGAATCAGCAACGTTAAGTGAAGCGGAGAACCTGGAAGATAGCCGGTTGCTCACACAAATGCTGATGGCCATTTATCGAAGTTCGAAAGTGGTGATTGGTGCTGCGTATGGTAATATTTTTGGTGGCGGGACCGGATTGTTGGCAGCTTGCGATATGGCTTATACGGTTACCCGCGCCCGGTTTTCATTGAGTGAAACCCGTCTTGGACTGGTGGCGGCCAGTATTACACCTTTGCTGCTGAAACGAATGAAACCCTCGCGGCTAAAAGAATTGATTTTTTCAGGGAGCCATTTTAACGGAACTGAGGCTTTTGAAAATGGTTTAGCTGATCGGGTTTTCGAATCCGTTGAAGAAATGGACCGGTTCATCCTCCAGTTGTTGGAACAGATGCTGAAGGGGGGACCGCGTGCTGTTGTTCGCTCTAAGCAGCTAATCAATGAATTGACCGACGGAACATTGATGAACGAATATATGAAACAAATGCCGGAACTGTTGGCAGAAGTGCGGGTTACTCCCGAAGCCCAGGAAGGCATTGCTGCATTTTTAGAGAAACGAACTCCCGATTGGCCCTGA
- a CDS encoding GYDIA family GHMP kinase — MPETKSIQERIFYSRGKLLLTGEYAVLRGARALALPSRLGQYMEVIEGNGPGVLSWESTSPSGKWFEARFRLPEIDVVSSTDQSKAGVLRELILTARQLRSGFLEKEKALQVTSTLEFLPGWGLGSSSSLVSNMADWAKCDPFELNRRVFHSSGYDVACARSNGPILYRRVNELPEIIAAKFRPSFADNLWLVYLNEKKNSQNAVKAFAGQNVKEEIFVRISALSEEVVLADGLDTFCNLLNEHEKLVGGMTGLIPVKEKLFPEFDGCIKSLGAWGGDFVLAATKQPEKEVRKWFGERGYETVLPFNEIILND, encoded by the coding sequence ATGCCTGAAACGAAAAGCATACAAGAGAGGATATTTTATTCCCGAGGCAAATTATTGCTAACGGGCGAATACGCTGTGCTTCGGGGTGCAAGGGCCCTGGCTCTTCCGTCCAGGCTTGGACAATATATGGAAGTGATTGAAGGAAACGGGCCCGGCGTTTTGTCATGGGAAAGTACTTCTCCTTCGGGGAAATGGTTTGAAGCCCGGTTCCGTTTGCCGGAGATTGACGTTGTTTCCAGCACCGACCAAAGTAAGGCCGGTGTTTTGCGTGAGTTGATTTTGACTGCCAGACAACTGCGTTCCGGGTTCCTGGAGAAGGAAAAAGCACTGCAGGTAACTTCTACGTTGGAATTTCTTCCCGGATGGGGATTGGGTTCCAGCAGTTCTTTAGTCTCCAATATGGCTGATTGGGCGAAATGTGATCCGTTTGAGTTGAACCGTCGGGTTTTTCACAGTTCCGGATACGATGTGGCCTGTGCCCGTTCCAACGGTCCGATTCTGTATCGAAGGGTGAATGAATTGCCGGAGATTATTGCTGCCAAATTTCGGCCGTCATTTGCCGATAATCTGTGGCTGGTTTACCTGAACGAAAAGAAGAACTCACAGAATGCGGTAAAAGCATTCGCCGGGCAGAATGTGAAAGAAGAAATATTCGTACGCATATCTGCGCTTTCGGAAGAAGTTGTATTGGCTGACGGTTTGGATACCTTTTGTAATCTTTTGAATGAGCACGAAAAACTGGTTGGCGGAATGACCGGTCTGATTCCTGTTAAGGAAAAACTTTTTCCCGAATTTGACGGCTGCATCAAGTCGTTGGGCGCATGGGGCGGTGATTTTGTGCTGGCGGCGACAAAGCAGCCGGAAAAGGAAGTGAGAAAATGGTTTGGAGAGCGGGGATATGAAACTGTTCTTCCGTTTAACGAAATAATTTTAAATGACTGA